The following coding sequences lie in one Niabella agricola genomic window:
- a CDS encoding DUF4982 domain-containing protein yields the protein MRVFFICTQKFSEVLKNLIVAVSILWTGIDYLGESGKWSSRGFYSGLLDFAGFIKPRGYFRQSLWSGKPAIYLGTYPVRGGNRSEDVLSSTVGKKEETLSMDAWPEWNYKDGQTIRVVCYTNAAKVQLMLNNRQLGAIKDYDNKTGIIYWDVPYQPGELKAEGIDAAGNVISVSSIKTSDDPYAIEVIPLSNNNKAQVAQVAVQITDKNGRPVMHSDTEISCSITGGATLLGLEAGNNSDMGDYTDNKQRTFRGRLMAYIRRNGRGTVRLVFSAPHLKEAVIVL from the coding sequence ATGCGGGTCTTTTTTATTTGCACACAAAAGTTTTCAGAGGTATTAAAGAACTTAATTGTAGCTGTAAGTATCCTGTGGACAGGGATTGACTATCTGGGAGAATCCGGCAAATGGTCATCCCGCGGTTTTTATTCCGGCTTACTGGACTTTGCAGGCTTCATCAAGCCTAGGGGGTATTTCCGGCAATCGCTTTGGAGCGGGAAACCGGCGATATATTTAGGCACGTATCCTGTGCGCGGAGGCAACCGCTCCGAAGATGTTTTATCCAGCACAGTGGGTAAAAAAGAAGAAACGCTTTCGATGGATGCCTGGCCCGAATGGAATTATAAAGATGGGCAAACCATCCGGGTGGTATGCTATACCAATGCTGCTAAAGTTCAGCTGATGCTGAACAACCGACAACTAGGAGCTATAAAAGACTATGATAATAAAACCGGCATCATTTACTGGGACGTGCCATACCAGCCAGGCGAATTAAAGGCGGAAGGGATAGATGCAGCAGGTAATGTCATATCGGTTAGCAGTATAAAAACATCGGACGATCCTTATGCAATTGAAGTGATTCCTTTATCCAATAACAATAAAGCGCAGGTTGCCCAGGTGGCCGTGCAAATAACAGATAAAAACGGGCGGCCGGTCATGCATTCAGATACGGAGATCTCCTGCAGCATAACTGGAGGTGCAACCTTACTGGGACTGGAAGCGGGTAATAACAGCGATATGGGCGACTATACGGATAATAAACAGAGAACCTTCCGTGGCCGCCTGATGGCGTATATAAGAAGAAACGGAAGAGGTACGGTCAGGTTAGTATTTAGTGCTCCGCATCTGAAAGAAGCTGTTATTGTATTATAA
- a CDS encoding SusC/RagA family TonB-linked outer membrane protein → MRNQFLKTGLKVVLTLLAIFPAAVLFAQTKVVVKGTVADSLGIGLANATIRAIGTGQQVNADSSGHFQLSVPGKEILEFSSVGFKIIQLHMADYQPDAGGVVQLRAVLTRENAAMDEVVVVGFGTQRRKSMVSSVTSVNVEELRVPTGNITNALAGRVAGMISFQTSGEPGLGTDNSQFFIRGLSTFGTGKQDPLILIDGVESTPTDMARIQPDDISDFSVLKDAAASAVYGARGANGVVLINTKSGKSGATKFDLRSETRLSTNTRNFNFADNITYMRLANEATLTRSPNAREPYSVNKINHTIDGDDPYLYPNNNWIDMLIKKHTINQSYNLGLSGGTPKARYYVAGWYQINNGNLKVDPVNDFNNNIKLQSYSLRSNINLNLTATTELIVRLYGQFDDYKGPIGGGAATYKNAIWSNPVMFPAVYPASMLPYIEHPLFGSSRTYSSDGNLTNTLYVNPYAEMVKGYSVAKTSNLMPQLELKQNLKFITPGLAFRGMAYVRRTSDFFVNRSYNPFYYEPIVNPQDQTYRLKVLNDGTTGSVGTVGSETLGYAEAGKNVNSMIWAQGAFDYSQRFAKHDVGGMLISYVSSYETGNGGDVTASLPQRNTGISGRFTYGYDDRYMAEFNFGYNASERFAANSRWGFFPSAGVAYRVSSEKFFKPLLETVNALKFRFTYGLVGNDQIGNKNDRFFYLSNLNLNDPVFGASFGRNEGGGVYSRPGVAVYRYANNKISWERSKQINLGMDLSMFHALELTVDVFKQYRTNILMPRTYVENAAGFMATPISNYGKAESQGMDISLSFNKNLTSDFNINTRGTFTYATGKRTVVDELQYDQTMAYKSLVGQSLSQRWGLIAERLFVDNNEVANAPLQYGDAGLLAGDIKYRDVNGDGVINDDDMVPIGNPTVPEIIYGFGSSLRYKNIDFSFYFQGAARSSFFIDPQNIQPFFRNGGFENGLLSAISESHWSEDNPDLYAFWPRLSTWNVESNNKSSTWWMRKGNFLRLKSIDAGYTFNKLKRVKLNSARIYFAATNLALWSNFKMWDVEMGGNGLGYPIQSVYSLGVQVTF, encoded by the coding sequence ATGAGAAATCAATTCCTTAAAACAGGACTGAAAGTGGTCCTCACACTGCTTGCAATCTTTCCGGCTGCAGTTTTATTTGCCCAAACAAAAGTTGTGGTAAAAGGAACGGTTGCCGATAGCCTGGGCATTGGGCTGGCCAATGCAACCATCCGGGCCATCGGAACAGGGCAGCAGGTAAATGCCGATAGCTCCGGCCATTTTCAATTATCGGTTCCGGGTAAAGAAATACTGGAATTTTCATCCGTGGGATTTAAGATCATCCAGCTGCATATGGCAGACTATCAGCCGGATGCCGGAGGTGTTGTGCAACTGAGGGCTGTTTTGACGCGCGAGAATGCGGCGATGGACGAAGTGGTGGTGGTGGGCTTTGGTACCCAGCGCAGGAAGAGTATGGTGAGCTCCGTTACTTCGGTAAACGTAGAAGAGCTGCGGGTGCCAACCGGCAATATTACCAATGCGTTGGCCGGTCGCGTGGCCGGTATGATCTCATTTCAAACGAGTGGGGAACCCGGCCTGGGTACGGATAACTCACAGTTTTTTATCAGGGGGCTTTCAACTTTTGGTACCGGCAAACAGGACCCGCTGATATTGATTGACGGTGTGGAATCAACCCCCACTGATATGGCCCGGATACAACCGGACGATATATCAGACTTTTCTGTATTAAAGGATGCGGCGGCTTCTGCGGTTTATGGGGCGCGGGGTGCAAATGGGGTGGTATTGATTAATACAAAGTCCGGCAAGTCAGGAGCCACAAAGTTTGATCTGCGTTCTGAAACGCGGCTTTCCACGAATACCCGGAACTTCAATTTTGCCGATAATATTACCTATATGAGGCTGGCTAATGAGGCTACGTTAACACGATCTCCCAATGCAAGGGAACCCTATTCGGTTAACAAAATTAATCACACCATCGATGGAGACGATCCCTACCTGTATCCCAATAACAACTGGATCGACATGCTCATAAAAAAACATACGATCAATCAAAGCTATAACCTGGGCCTTTCTGGCGGTACACCCAAAGCACGTTATTATGTGGCCGGCTGGTACCAGATCAATAACGGTAATCTGAAAGTAGATCCGGTAAATGATTTTAACAATAATATCAAGCTACAGAGCTATTCGCTGCGTTCGAATATCAATCTGAATCTGACTGCCACAACCGAATTGATCGTGCGGTTGTACGGGCAGTTTGATGACTATAAAGGTCCAATTGGCGGTGGTGCCGCAACCTATAAAAATGCTATATGGAGTAACCCGGTTATGTTCCCCGCGGTTTATCCGGCAAGTATGCTGCCGTATATCGAACATCCGTTATTCGGCTCTTCCAGAACCTATTCATCGGATGGCAATCTTACCAATACGCTATATGTAAATCCTTACGCGGAAATGGTAAAGGGCTACTCGGTTGCCAAAACATCGAACCTGATGCCTCAGTTGGAATTAAAACAGAATCTGAAATTCATCACCCCGGGGCTGGCTTTCAGGGGGATGGCCTATGTACGGCGCACTTCTGATTTTTTTGTGAACCGGAGCTATAATCCCTTCTACTATGAGCCCATAGTGAACCCTCAGGATCAGACTTACCGGTTAAAAGTTTTGAATGATGGAACTACAGGATCCGTTGGTACGGTGGGCTCAGAAACCCTCGGGTATGCAGAAGCCGGAAAGAATGTCAATTCAATGATCTGGGCACAGGGCGCTTTTGATTACAGTCAGCGCTTTGCGAAACACGATGTGGGCGGGATGCTTATCAGCTATGTGTCTAGCTACGAAACCGGCAATGGGGGCGATGTTACGGCTTCATTACCCCAAAGGAATACCGGTATCTCCGGCAGGTTCACCTATGGTTATGACGACCGGTATATGGCAGAGTTTAATTTTGGTTACAACGCTTCCGAACGGTTTGCGGCGAACAGCCGGTGGGGATTTTTCCCATCCGCAGGAGTGGCTTATCGCGTCTCCAGCGAAAAGTTTTTTAAGCCATTGCTGGAAACTGTTAATGCGCTCAAGTTCCGGTTTACTTATGGGTTGGTAGGTAATGATCAGATCGGAAATAAAAATGATCGTTTTTTCTATCTTTCGAATCTCAATTTAAACGACCCCGTCTTTGGTGCCAGCTTCGGGCGGAATGAAGGAGGAGGTGTTTATTCCAGGCCTGGTGTGGCCGTCTATCGTTATGCCAATAACAAAATAAGCTGGGAACGGTCCAAGCAAATAAACCTGGGAATGGATCTGAGTATGTTCCACGCACTGGAGCTTACGGTAGATGTATTCAAACAGTATCGTACCAATATCCTGATGCCCCGTACCTATGTAGAAAATGCAGCAGGTTTTATGGCAACACCGATATCCAACTATGGGAAAGCGGAAAGCCAGGGTATGGATATTTCGCTTTCGTTCAATAAGAATCTTACCAGTGATTTTAACATCAATACAAGAGGCACATTCACTTATGCGACCGGAAAAAGAACGGTTGTGGATGAACTGCAATATGATCAAACGATGGCTTATAAGTCCCTGGTTGGGCAGTCGCTTTCGCAGCGGTGGGGACTTATTGCAGAGCGCCTGTTCGTGGATAACAACGAAGTGGCCAATGCACCGCTGCAATACGGCGATGCCGGGTTGCTTGCGGGAGATATCAAGTACCGGGATGTAAACGGCGACGGGGTGATCAATGATGATGATATGGTGCCCATCGGTAACCCCACCGTTCCTGAAATTATCTATGGCTTTGGGTCTTCTCTCCGGTATAAGAATATCGATTTTAGTTTTTATTTCCAGGGAGCTGCCCGGTCGTCGTTCTTTATCGATCCCCAGAATATACAACCCTTCTTCCGGAACGGAGGTTTTGAAAATGGGTTGCTGAGCGCCATTTCAGAAAGCCATTGGTCGGAAGATAACCCGGATCTGTATGCCTTCTGGCCGAGGTTAAGCACCTGGAATGTAGAATCGAACAACAAGAGCTCCACCTGGTGGATGCGCAAAGGAAACTTCCTGAGGTTAAAAAGCATCGATGCCGGTTATACATTCAATAAACTGAAACGGGTCAAACTGAACAGCGCCCGTATTTATTTTGCGGCAACCAACCTGGCACTCTGGAGCAATTTCAAAATGTGGGACGTGGAAATGGGAGGCAACGGCCTGGGGTATCCCATTCAGTCGGTATACAGTTTAGGTGTGCAGGTAACCTTTTAA
- a CDS encoding RagB/SusD family nutrient uptake outer membrane protein, whose product MKIMQSHRKARIAVAGMFLILVLVLGNSCKKFLDIVPDNVATVESAFKLRKEAEKYLFTCYAYLPKNGDGWFNAALTTADEIWYPQNDQSTWHAAFRIAQGQQNKSTPYFDEWAGERKGGSGDTRAVPLKIWRGINQCNIFLENVRDLSKVRDIDPFERERWIGEAEFLKAYYHYYMLRMYGPIPIMDKSIDVDAENIFTKRQPVDACVDYIAALLDSAYQKLPMKITDENNELGRITQTIALAVKAKLLVMAASPLFNGNPDFASFTDREGTHLFNATYDPQKWVRAREACKAAIELAETNGHALYTYKNDVYSLSDTMKIQMNIRNAVTTWWNPEIIWGNSNSYFNNEFMCVPPLERGTNFDRFSLRGLWAPPMKIVKLFYTSNGVPIEEDKVFNFTNYTELRTATAADKYYIEPNFVTARLHFDREPRFYADIGFDGGIFYMQDSPSGSDENTYYLKAKNVENAGYGHFQNYSETGYFLKKLANWKSTTRGQTNPTWLGYPWPMIRLADLYLLYAEALNETEGGSPTAIQYLDKVRQRAGLKGVVESWTKYSSNPSKYTTKDGLRQIIQRERSIEMLFEGERLWDLKRWKLAAEVLNQAITGWNIFGKTTASFYQERFVFDQRFITPRDYFWPIGNYDTRRNPQLVENPGW is encoded by the coding sequence ATGAAAATAATGCAATCACATAGAAAAGCCCGTATCGCAGTCGCCGGTATGTTTTTAATACTGGTGTTGGTATTGGGAAACTCCTGCAAGAAATTCCTGGATATTGTTCCGGACAATGTAGCAACCGTAGAAAGCGCTTTCAAGTTACGAAAGGAGGCAGAGAAGTACTTGTTTACCTGTTATGCCTACCTGCCAAAAAATGGAGACGGATGGTTTAATGCTGCACTGACAACAGCGGACGAGATCTGGTACCCGCAAAACGATCAGTCTACCTGGCATGCCGCCTTCCGCATTGCACAAGGGCAGCAGAATAAAAGTACGCCTTATTTTGATGAATGGGCCGGCGAGCGCAAAGGTGGTTCGGGCGACACAAGGGCTGTTCCGTTGAAAATCTGGCGGGGGATTAACCAGTGCAATATTTTTTTGGAGAATGTCAGGGATCTCAGCAAGGTAAGGGATATCGATCCCTTCGAGCGGGAACGGTGGATCGGAGAAGCGGAATTCCTGAAAGCCTACTATCATTATTATATGCTGCGGATGTACGGGCCCATACCTATCATGGATAAAAGCATTGATGTGGATGCAGAGAATATCTTCACGAAAAGACAACCGGTGGACGCCTGTGTGGATTATATCGCCGCGTTGCTCGATAGTGCTTACCAGAAACTTCCCATGAAGATCACCGATGAAAACAACGAGCTGGGCAGGATTACTCAAACCATTGCATTGGCGGTAAAAGCCAAGCTCTTGGTAATGGCGGCCAGTCCTCTGTTTAATGGCAACCCGGATTTTGCTTCGTTTACCGATAGAGAGGGCACCCATTTGTTTAATGCAACCTACGACCCCCAGAAATGGGTGCGGGCGCGGGAGGCATGCAAAGCGGCTATTGAACTAGCAGAAACCAACGGTCATGCTTTGTATACCTATAAAAATGATGTGTACAGCCTGAGCGATACGATGAAAATACAGATGAATATTCGCAACGCGGTTACCACCTGGTGGAATCCTGAAATTATCTGGGGTAATTCCAACAGCTATTTTAATAATGAATTTATGTGCGTGCCTCCGCTGGAAAGAGGAACAAATTTCGACCGTTTTAGCTTAAGAGGGCTTTGGGCGCCACCCATGAAAATTGTAAAGCTGTTCTATACCAGCAACGGGGTGCCTATTGAGGAAGACAAGGTATTCAATTTTACCAACTACACCGAATTAAGAACTGCCACCGCCGCCGATAAATATTATATTGAACCGAATTTTGTAACCGCCCGGTTGCACTTTGACAGGGAGCCCCGCTTTTATGCGGATATCGGTTTTGATGGCGGTATCTTTTATATGCAGGACAGCCCCAGCGGCAGTGATGAGAATACCTACTACTTAAAGGCGAAGAATGTGGAAAATGCCGGCTATGGACATTTTCAGAATTATAGTGAAACCGGCTATTTTTTAAAAAAGCTCGCAAACTGGAAAAGTACGACCCGGGGCCAAACCAATCCTACCTGGCTGGGATATCCGTGGCCTATGATACGCCTGGCCGACCTGTACCTGCTTTATGCAGAGGCATTGAACGAAACCGAGGGTGGGTCGCCAACGGCGATTCAATACCTGGATAAAGTAAGACAACGGGCGGGTTTAAAAGGCGTGGTAGAGTCCTGGACCAAGTATTCCAGTAATCCGTCGAAGTATACAACAAAAGATGGACTAAGACAGATCATCCAAAGAGAGCGGTCTATTGAAATGCTTTTTGAAGGCGAACGCCTGTGGGATCTGAAGCGTTGGAAGTTGGCAGCGGAAGTGCTCAATCAGGCAATTACGGGATGGAATATATTTGGCAAAACAACGGCCTCATTTTACCAGGAGCGTTTTGTGTTTGATCAACGGTTTATCACGCCCCGTGATTATTTCTGGCCTATTGGAAATTACGATACCCGCCGGAACCCTCAGTTGGTGGAAAACCCCGGGTGGTAA
- a CDS encoding DUF5000 domain-containing lipoprotein, translating into MKTVFNIFFWSAAVVSLFSCKQDLGWRQPVGESTAVPQPLSDVRVKNLNGKAEISYTLPKDPNVLYVAAKYTMTNGQQAEVKSAYYSNTLTVAGFADTKDYPVALYTVSRAGIKSDPVSVTVTPLEAPIWQVLRSVKMVNAFGGYNLTAVNATRSDVSILVLKKNEFNEWAIDNNKSIYTNIDSVLSKVRALDTTEHMFPIVVRDRWGNTTDTVFNKVKPMFEAEFSKNLFRAFVLPGDAPQVTNGARLEYAWDNRLGWPYTSFTLQTTGGTGPHTISFDMGVTAKLSRIWIRPYPEGARYYFLSTMKRFEIWGSANPSLTGAFDNTWTLLGSYEVEKPSGLAYGTDNSLDQETAAAGFNWDIDLNAPKVRYIRIRCLENFAGGTAQSINELSVFGDNR; encoded by the coding sequence ATGAAAACAGTATTCAACATATTTTTCTGGAGTGCAGCGGTGGTAAGCCTGTTCTCCTGTAAACAAGACCTGGGTTGGCGGCAACCCGTTGGTGAAAGCACCGCCGTGCCACAGCCTTTGTCAGATGTACGGGTAAAGAATCTCAACGGGAAAGCGGAAATATCTTATACGCTTCCAAAGGATCCCAACGTGCTGTATGTGGCAGCGAAATATACAATGACGAACGGACAGCAGGCGGAAGTAAAGTCAGCCTACTATTCAAATACGCTTACTGTTGCAGGATTTGCAGATACCAAAGACTATCCGGTAGCGCTTTATACCGTTAGCAGGGCGGGCATAAAGTCCGATCCGGTATCCGTAACGGTAACGCCGTTAGAAGCTCCCATATGGCAGGTGTTGCGGAGTGTTAAAATGGTGAATGCTTTTGGCGGATACAATCTTACAGCAGTAAATGCAACAAGATCGGATGTTTCCATCCTGGTTTTGAAAAAAAATGAGTTCAATGAATGGGCTATTGATAACAATAAAAGTATTTACACGAATATCGATTCCGTTTTATCCAAGGTACGGGCGCTGGATACTACCGAGCATATGTTTCCTATTGTTGTAAGGGACCGCTGGGGGAATACTACGGACACCGTCTTCAATAAAGTAAAACCGATGTTTGAAGCGGAGTTTTCCAAAAATTTATTCCGCGCCTTCGTATTGCCGGGCGATGCACCGCAGGTAACCAATGGCGCCCGGTTGGAGTATGCCTGGGATAACCGGCTGGGATGGCCATACACCAGCTTTACGCTTCAGACAACCGGGGGAACAGGACCCCATACCATCAGCTTTGATATGGGCGTTACCGCCAAGTTAAGCCGCATCTGGATCAGGCCTTATCCGGAAGGCGCGCGGTATTATTTCCTTTCCACAATGAAGCGGTTTGAGATCTGGGGCTCCGCCAATCCCAGCCTTACCGGTGCCTTTGATAATACCTGGACCTTACTGGGTTCTTATGAAGTGGAGAAACCTTCCGGTTTGGCTTATGGAACCGACAATTCGCTGGATCAGGAAACGGCGGCGGCCGGGTTTAACTGGGATATTGATCTCAATGCGCCTAAAGTGCGCTATATAAGAATCCGGTGTCTTGAGAATTTTGCGGGAGGTACAGCTCAAAGCATTAATGAACTGAGCGTATTTGGTGACAATCGATAA
- a CDS encoding DUF4998 domain-containing protein, with translation MRTVQSILLLLLATSLVCSCTKWDDFKKYIKDGELLYTGKMDSVKIYSGKNRVRLYGLLKSDPKLSKIAISWNNGADSVVYDYAKQYAGIDTFVRTFPVNEGVKSFRILTYDAEGNKSVDVFGIGTSYGESFRKRISDRPVTSLTYSDGGTTINWDVIDLSTGPQYAEVQYEDNGAIKTVKAPITDATTLLPGVKLVPPLYYRTVFRPDTTCIDTFATAMQPHNVIADVTRLYLSNTGPGFARNTFDGRWGTLAAPWITNAAAKNKGGVNGGYTSDSRWGYSGLICWETWGNTPVVEGKIYQPTSAPLPAGTYILSFQYYSEVQSNSTVHCIVAAGGSGIPSLPDLSTALGSVALYNGVPVGATAPSIDETRSVQFTLTTPQVVSVGFLGNIVGNGNPGSYLVIRNLSLVKM, from the coding sequence ATGAGAACTGTTCAATCAATACTACTCCTGTTACTTGCAACCAGCCTGGTTTGCTCCTGTACAAAATGGGATGATTTTAAAAAGTACATCAAGGATGGAGAACTTCTTTATACGGGTAAGATGGATTCGGTAAAAATTTATTCAGGCAAGAACCGGGTAAGGCTTTACGGCCTGCTGAAATCGGACCCGAAGCTCAGTAAGATAGCCATATCCTGGAATAATGGTGCTGATTCCGTGGTATACGATTATGCCAAACAGTACGCCGGTATTGATACATTTGTACGAACCTTCCCTGTAAATGAAGGGGTTAAAAGCTTCAGAATATTAACCTACGACGCGGAAGGAAATAAATCCGTAGACGTTTTTGGCATCGGCACTTCCTATGGGGAAAGCTTTCGCAAACGGATATCAGACCGCCCTGTTACTTCCCTGACTTATAGCGATGGTGGAACAACCATTAACTGGGATGTAATCGATCTGAGCACTGGTCCGCAGTATGCGGAGGTTCAGTATGAAGACAACGGAGCCATTAAAACCGTGAAGGCTCCTATTACCGATGCCACCACATTGTTGCCGGGAGTAAAACTGGTGCCGCCGCTTTATTACCGGACCGTTTTCCGGCCGGATACAACCTGTATTGATACGTTTGCAACAGCGATGCAGCCTCATAATGTTATAGCAGATGTAACGCGTTTGTATTTGTCGAACACGGGTCCCGGGTTTGCGCGCAATACATTCGACGGCAGATGGGGTACACTCGCTGCGCCCTGGATTACCAACGCCGCTGCAAAAAATAAGGGCGGTGTCAATGGTGGTTATACTTCCGATTCGCGCTGGGGCTACTCCGGGCTGATTTGTTGGGAAACCTGGGGGAATACACCGGTTGTTGAAGGAAAGATCTATCAGCCTACTTCGGCACCGCTGCCGGCCGGAACCTATATCCTTAGTTTTCAATATTACTCTGAGGTACAATCCAATTCTACCGTGCATTGCATTGTTGCAGCAGGGGGTAGCGGTATTCCATCATTACCGGATCTTTCAACAGCATTGGGGTCTGTAGCCCTGTACAATGGGGTGCCCGTAGGGGCCACCGCACCCAGTATCGATGAAACAAGAAGTGTTCAGTTTACACTAACCACGCCGCAAGTGGTATCAGTTGGATTTTTGGGCAATATTGTTGGCAACGGAAACCCCGGAAGTTATCTGGTAATCAGGAACCTTTCATTGGTAAAAATGTAG
- a CDS encoding helix-turn-helix transcriptional regulator, translated as MSINVQDFFRPIHFDDHLADEDYEKVLPLIDFAKSISQVTYQSVYLVDYYKKGFIYVSDNPIFLCGNTPRQVLEDGFLYYLKHVPQEDLELLLRINEAGFAFFRNLSKEDRLKFSIAYDFHLKQPTGNLLLINHKLKPLLLDRHSNPWVALCLVSLSSHTESGHIRFKSKELKQAFEFNLETNEWEAMPIIQLSKREREILVYSVQGFTMEQIASKIFVSIDTIKFHKKNLFAKLGVKNITEATAAAIDQALI; from the coding sequence ATGAGTATAAATGTGCAAGACTTTTTCAGGCCAATCCATTTTGACGATCATCTCGCGGATGAGGATTATGAAAAAGTACTTCCCCTGATCGACTTTGCAAAATCGATCAGCCAGGTAACCTATCAAAGCGTTTACCTGGTAGATTACTACAAAAAGGGGTTTATCTATGTTTCTGATAACCCGATTTTTCTTTGCGGGAACACTCCCCGGCAGGTGCTGGAAGATGGGTTTCTTTATTATCTGAAACATGTACCGCAGGAAGACCTGGAATTGCTTTTAAGAATCAATGAAGCGGGTTTTGCCTTTTTCAGGAATCTTTCGAAAGAAGATCGTCTTAAGTTCTCCATTGCATACGACTTTCATTTAAAACAGCCTACCGGAAACCTGCTGCTGATTAACCATAAATTAAAGCCGCTGCTTTTAGACCGGCATTCCAACCCATGGGTTGCGCTTTGCCTGGTATCTCTTTCTTCTCACACAGAGTCCGGCCATATCCGGTTTAAAAGTAAAGAATTAAAACAGGCCTTTGAGTTCAATCTTGAAACCAATGAATGGGAAGCAATGCCCATCATTCAATTAAGTAAACGGGAACGGGAGATTCTTGTTTATTCTGTTCAGGGATTTACGATGGAGCAGATTGCATCTAAAATCTTTGTAAGCATTGATACCATCAAGTTTCATAAAAAGAACTTATTTGCCAAACTTGGCGTAAAGAACATTACCGAAGCTACTGCAGCAGCCATTGATCAGGCATTGATCTAG
- a CDS encoding TetR/AcrR family transcriptional regulator — MEMLSKSARTRQLIIEKTASVFNTRGYAGTSMADLTAATGLTKGSIYGNFENKDAVALAVFDYNYNRVSAYLKEKIQAADHAIERLLVYPDVYRNYLKVPFLRSGCPILNTAAEADDTHPLLRKRASEALEFWKKSIENQVKRGIARGEIKPDTNPAEVAVILISLIEGAFMQAKVTGRTAELKMAMNYLEAMIRSLKI; from the coding sequence ATGGAGATGTTATCAAAATCAGCAAGAACCCGGCAGTTAATTATTGAAAAAACGGCTTCCGTTTTCAATACAAGAGGCTATGCGGGCACCTCTATGGCGGACCTTACGGCGGCAACCGGGCTCACGAAGGGAAGTATTTACGGGAATTTTGAAAACAAGGATGCGGTTGCTTTGGCCGTTTTTGATTATAACTACAACCGGGTTTCAGCGTATTTAAAAGAGAAAATTCAGGCTGCCGATCATGCAATCGAACGTTTGCTGGTTTATCCGGATGTATACCGTAATTATTTAAAAGTGCCGTTTTTGCGATCGGGGTGCCCGATCCTGAACACTGCGGCAGAAGCGGATGATACGCATCCCTTGTTGCGAAAGAGGGCTTCGGAAGCGCTGGAGTTCTGGAAGAAATCAATAGAAAACCAGGTAAAACGCGGCATCGCCCGTGGTGAAATAAAGCCTGATACTAATCCTGCCGAGGTAGCCGTGATCCTGATATCGTTGATCGAGGGCGCCTTTATGCAGGCCAAGGTCACCGGGCGCACTGCCGAGCTGAAGATGGCTATGAACTACCTGGAGGCCATGATCAGGAGTTTGAAAATATAA
- a CDS encoding acyl-CoA thioesterase, which translates to MLKKVLESRMKIRFHDCDPFSHLNNSRYMDYIMTARGDQVQEDYGLDIYKMAKEEGLGWVSAQTQIAYMVPAYLMEEVVIQTQLTAFSGRSLSVEALMWNEDKTVLKALVWIRLVHYQLQMQKSHTHSEALMRLFKQVVSPLKPEMDFETRVKDLKAKVSVL; encoded by the coding sequence ATGTTAAAGAAGGTGTTGGAAAGCAGGATGAAGATCCGCTTCCATGATTGTGACCCGTTCAGTCATCTGAATAATTCAAGGTATATGGATTATATTATGACCGCCCGGGGCGACCAGGTTCAGGAAGATTACGGCCTGGATATTTATAAAATGGCTAAGGAAGAAGGCCTGGGCTGGGTATCGGCTCAAACGCAGATCGCTTATATGGTTCCGGCCTATCTTATGGAAGAAGTGGTTATCCAAACGCAGCTGACGGCTTTTTCCGGACGTAGTTTGAGTGTGGAGGCATTGATGTGGAATGAGGATAAAACCGTATTGAAAGCCCTTGTGTGGATCCGGCTGGTGCATTACCAGCTGCAAATGCAAAAGAGCCATACGCATTCGGAGGCATTGATGCGGCTATTTAAGCAGGTTGTAAGCCCGCTTAAGCCGGAGATGGATTTTGAAACACGCGTGAAGGATCTGAAAGCAAAAGTTTCTGTTTTGTAG